One Caretta caretta isolate rCarCar2 chromosome 8, rCarCar1.hap1, whole genome shotgun sequence DNA window includes the following coding sequences:
- the GRPEL2 gene encoding grpE protein homolog 2, mitochondrial: MAGRSLRTARHYLISLLSLGARRPSRDCLCVFSTAAQQRSTGDECGPEDPRDEPRHPLSERTLELKASKLEEQVRDLTERYRKALADSENVRRRTQKFVEDAKLFGIQSFCKDLVEVADILEKTTESAAGEAEPSDPKPTLKKIYEGLSLIEAKLQRVFAKHGLQKMNPVGGKYDPYDHEIVCHVPAEGMQPGTVALVTQDGYKLHGRTIRHAQVGVAVESQE; the protein is encoded by the exons ATGGCTGGCAGGTCCCTGCGGACGGCCCGGCACTACCTCATCTCGCTGCTCTCGTTGGGCGCTCGGCGGCCCAGCAG AGATTGCCTGTGTGTCTTCAGCACTGCGGCCCAGCAGAGGAGCACGGGAGATGAATGTGGACCAGAGGATCCCCGCGATGAGCCAAGGCATCCCCTTTCTGAGCGAACTCTAGAGCTCAAAGCCAGCAAACTGGAAGAACAAGTCCGTGATTTAACT gagcgaTACCGGAAAGCCTTGGCAGATTCTGAAAACGTCCGGAGGAGAACACAGAAGTTTGTGGAAGATGCCAAGCTGTTCG GGATCCAGAGTTTCTGCAAGGACCTGGTGGAGGTAGCTGATATCTTGGAGAAGACTACTGAGAGCGCTGCAGGAGAAGCAGAGCCTAGTGACCCAAAACCAACCCTCAAGAAGATCTATGAAGGCCTCTCCCTCATAGAGGCCAAGTTGCAAAGAGTATTTGCCAAGCATGGCCTTCAGAAGATGAACCCCGTCGGTGGCAAATATGATCCATACGACCATGAAATAGTCTGCCATGTGCCAGCAGAGGGAATGCAGCCGGGCACAGTGGCCCTAGTGACTCAGGATGGCTATAAACTCCACGGCCGCACTATCAGACACGCACAAGTTGGTGTGGCAGTAGAGTCGCAGGAGTAA